Below is a genomic region from Pseudomonadota bacterium.
TCGGCTCCTATCCCCAGGCATTGGAAACCACATAAGCCCCTTTCACCTCACAAACCGGGACAGTTGCAGATCCGCAAGAATTACGGAATGAACACAAAGACATTCACTTATTAGAACCGCAGCGGTCACCAGAAATATCGAAAAGACGGATTTCGATTCATAATTCTGCGATTTCGTGTTCGATATTCGAAATTCAAAAACTCTCAATTACATTAAGTGAACAGCATTGAGACTCAGCATTGACGGGCAAGATATTTACCCGCCGATTCGTGACATCCGGCCATGACAACTCCCCGCCCCTTTGTCCAGCAATGAGTGTTCCCTGGGTTTGTTGCGGATAGCCTGCAGAAAAACTTCACGGATTGCTTCATCCGAGCCACCACTCCTGATGATCCCTTTAAGATTCAATTCCACATCAACCAGGAGACATGACCTGAGACCGCCGGTGGCAGTGAGGCGCAATCGATTGCAACTGCTGCAGAATTTATGACTGATGGGACTGATGAAACCGATGGTTCCGGGAGCGTTTTCATACCTGTACACCCTGGCAGGACCCTGCACCGGCCCTCTTGCAACCGGAGTAAGAGTCCCAAGGATCTCCAATCGGCTCATTATTTCTGCGTTGGATATTTTAGAATAAGGTTCATCCGATCCTCTGCCAATGGGCATATATTCAATGAATCGCACCTGAAAAGGATGCGCCAGCGAAAGTCCGGCAAAATCAAGCAACTCATCATCATTTATTCCGTTAAGAACCACCATGT
It encodes:
- the moaA gene encoding GTP 3',8-cyclase MoaA, which translates into the protein MADKKRELFDGFQRAISYLRISITDQCNFRCSYCVGETNFPKLSTTELLSYEELYRIVAIAVQMGIRKVRLTGGEPLLRKGVIEFIRKINAIPGLEDIRLTTNGLLLEEYAGQLVESGVRTFNISLDTLKKKRFKEITGFDGFDKVWAGIKKASVLSPTPVKLNMVVLNGINDDELLDFAGLSLAHPFQVRFIEYMPIGRGSDEPYSKISNAEIMSRLEILGTLTPVARGPVQGPARVYRYENAPGTIGFISPISHKFCSSCNRLRLTATGGLRSCLLVDVELNLKGIIRSGGSDEAIREVFLQAIRNKPREHSLLDKGAGSCHGRMSRIGG